A stretch of DNA from Micromonospora sp. NBC_01813:
ATGGGCCGGTGACGGACGACAAGCAGGATCCAGGTGTGGCCCTGGTCACCGGGGCATCCCGTGGGCTGGGCAAGGTGATCGCCCAAGCCCTGGGTGCCGCCGGCTGGACGGTCGCGGTCAACTACCGCTCGGACGCCGCCGGCGCCTCGGCAGTGGTCGACACCATCCGGTCCGCTGGCGGCACCGCCGCCGCGTTCGGTGCGGACGTCACCCAGGAGACCGCCGTCGCGGACCTGGTGGCTTCGGTGGCCGAGCGCCTCGGCCCGGTCCGGGCGTTGGTGGCCAACGCGACCGGCCCCCAACCGGAGCGGCGGATCGAGGAGCTGACCTGGCAGGACCACCTCGACCAGCTGACGTTCTTCGTGAAGAGCCCGACCCTGCTGGTGCAGGCGGTGTTACCGGGAATGCGTTCGGCCGGCGGCGGCCGGGTGATCCAGATCGGCACCGACATGTTCGACCGGGGGCTGCCGGGCTGGTCGGCGTACGCCGCGGCGAAGGGCGCCCAGATCGGCCTCACCCGGGTCTGGGCTCGGGAGCTGGGCCCGTCGAACATCACCGTCAACCTGGTCGCACCGGGTTGGATTCCGGTCGAACGGCACGCCGGCAGCACCGAGGAGTCGCTGCGGTCGTACGCGGCCGAGGTGCCGCTGCGGCGTGTCGGCACGCCGACGGACGTCGCGGCGACCGTGTGCTACCTGGCCTCGCCGGCCGCCGCGTACGTCACCGGGCAACGAATCACCGTCAACGGCGGGCATACCGCCTGAGGGTGGCCCCGCTGCGCTCAGCTGCGGTTGTCGATACGGGCCTTGACGCCACCGGACTCGGCGAGCATGTGCAGCAGCGCCGATCCGTCGATCAACTCCAGCGGTTTGCCGGACGCGAAATCGAACGCCGCCGAAGCGTAGCCGGCGGTGGTCACCAGGATGCCGTTCGACGCGCTCTCGGCCTGCACCACGCCGAACAGGTCGCGGACCGCTGACACGTCGACCGTGGCACCGCCGCGTCGGGCCAGCACGACGACCTTGCCACCGAACAGCGGACGGGGATCATGCGCCATGCATTCCACCGTGCCGTCGGAGGTCGTGCGGACCTGCCGCATCTCCAGCCCGAGCCGGGTGAACAGGTCCGCGATCAGCTGCTGGAACTGGTCGGCCGTGATGGTCAACAGGTTCGGCCGCTGGTCGAGGTCGGCCAGCACGTCGATCTCGTCGGCGAACCGCTTGTCGACCTGGTCGAAGTCGACCACCGGTGTCACCGGGTCCAGACCGACCGGGTGGTCCGACAGTCGGGCGTGCAGCCGGCGCAGACAGGCGGCCGGGTCGACCCTGGCCAGGTTGATCCCGACGAACTCCGCCCGGTTGGTACGCAGGCTGACCAGGCACGGGCGGGCCCGTCGCCCGGTGCCCGGATCGAGAGTGTCGACGATCCCGTTGAGGGTGACCGTCTCGATCAACCGGGTGCGGTCCGCTTCGTACAGCTCGTGCACGGTGCGCAGGGTGATCTGGGTGATCACGTCGGCGTACCGCTCGGCGATGTCGGTGGCGGGGCGGCCGACCGCCGTGACCTCGTCGTCGTCGGGCAGATAGCGGTACTCCTGGACCCGGGGAATGATGCCCACCGTGGGGAGTTGGTACTCGACCACCAGTTGACGGGACTCCGGCAGGTAGGCCAGCCGGTACCGCTGCGGGAAGTCGTCCGGGTAGACCGAGTTGCCCAGCACCAGGCCGAAGTATTCGACGACGGCCTTCGGATCCGCGGCGGCGAAGACAGCGGAGAAACGGTCGATCGCCGCGTTGTGCGCGGCGACCTTCGCCGCCAACTTCTCGCTCTGCTGGTGGTGGCGCTCCTCGGCGGTGACGAGTAGCTGCCGCCGCTGCGTCTCGGCCGCCTCGTGCTGCACCTTGGCCTGCTCGAACGCCTGCTGCGCCTCGGTGACCTGCTGCTGGTGGCGGGCCTCGCCGCCGAACATCTTGCCCAGTCCGGCCGGCGCGGGCGGGGCGAAGTCCTGCCACTGCGGCGGCGGCAGGGGAGTAGCGAGCTTCCCGGGGTCGAACGGGGGTGGGGTGGTGCTGCGCTTGAGTCGGTTGAGGTCGATGTGGTCGTCGACCGCGAGGGTCTGGGCGAGTAGCTCATCCAGCTCCTCCAACCGGGAGCGGATGTTGCCGTTCGCCGCCGCCACCTTGGCCAGCCGG
This window harbors:
- a CDS encoding SDR family oxidoreductase → MTDDKQDPGVALVTGASRGLGKVIAQALGAAGWTVAVNYRSDAAGASAVVDTIRSAGGTAAAFGADVTQETAVADLVASVAERLGPVRALVANATGPQPERRIEELTWQDHLDQLTFFVKSPTLLVQAVLPGMRSAGGGRVIQIGTDMFDRGLPGWSAYAAAKGAQIGLTRVWARELGPSNITVNLVAPGWIPVERHAGSTEESLRSYAAEVPLRRVGTPTDVAATVCYLASPAAAYVTGQRITVNGGHTA
- a CDS encoding restriction endonuclease — encoded protein: MSSMREMQRAHAQQVHAQQRTQATAYRQHQQLAWEAEHARQAAERAAAEDERQRKRLFTEARLAKVAAANGNIRSRLEELDELLAQTLAVDDHIDLNRLKRSTTPPPFDPGKLATPLPPPQWQDFAPPAPAGLGKMFGGEARHQQQVTEAQQAFEQAKVQHEAAETQRRQLLVTAEERHHQQSEKLAAKVAAHNAAIDRFSAVFAAADPKAVVEYFGLVLGNSVYPDDFPQRYRLAYLPESRQLVVEYQLPTVGIIPRVQEYRYLPDDDEVTAVGRPATDIAERYADVITQITLRTVHELYEADRTRLIETVTLNGIVDTLDPGTGRRARPCLVSLRTNRAEFVGINLARVDPAACLRRLHARLSDHPVGLDPVTPVVDFDQVDKRFADEIDVLADLDQRPNLLTITADQFQQLIADLFTRLGLEMRQVRTTSDGTVECMAHDPRPLFGGKVVVLARRGGATVDVSAVRDLFGVVQAESASNGILVTTAGYASAAFDFASGKPLELIDGSALLHMLAESGGVKARIDNRS